A genomic segment from Bradyrhizobium sp. CB1015 encodes:
- a CDS encoding GMC family oxidoreductase, which translates to MNANSALAPTDPEYDYIIVGAGSAGCVLANRLSANGKHSVLLLEAGPKDSNIWIHVPLGYGKLFKEKSVNWMYQTEPEPELKGRQVFQPRGKTLGGSSSINGLLYVRGQHEDYDRWRQLGNTGWGYDDVLPYFKKAENQSRGADHYHGTGGPLPVSNMIVTDPLSKAFIDAAVQTGLPYNSDFNGATQEGVGLFQTTTRNGRRASTSVAYLGPAKSRSNLKIETSAHAQRILFEGRRAVGVEYRQGAALRRARARKEVVLSSGAYNSPQLLQLSGVGPGDLLRRHGIDVVLDAPGVGHDLQDHMQVRIVMRCSQKITLNDTINHPLRRTMAGARYALFRKGWLTIAAGTAGAFFKTSPRLASPDIQVHFLPFSTDKMGEKLHAFSGFTASVCQLRPESRGTLRIKSPDPTVPPEIRINYMSTETDRTTNVEGIKILRRILNAPALKPFVVDEYDPGSKVSTDAEILDYCRDRGSTIYHPTSTCRMGNDALAVVDQRLKVRGLEALRVVDGSIMPDLVSGNTNAPIIMIAEKASDMILEDAR; encoded by the coding sequence ATGAACGCAAATTCCGCCCTTGCACCCACAGATCCCGAATACGACTACATCATCGTCGGCGCCGGCTCCGCCGGCTGCGTGCTCGCCAACAGGCTTTCGGCGAACGGCAAGCACAGTGTGCTGCTGCTCGAGGCCGGCCCGAAGGATTCCAACATCTGGATCCACGTCCCGCTCGGCTACGGCAAGCTGTTCAAGGAGAAGAGCGTCAATTGGATGTACCAGACCGAGCCGGAGCCCGAACTCAAGGGCCGTCAGGTATTCCAGCCGCGCGGCAAGACGCTGGGCGGATCGAGCTCGATCAACGGCCTGCTCTATGTCCGCGGCCAGCACGAGGACTACGACCGCTGGCGCCAGCTCGGCAACACCGGCTGGGGCTATGACGACGTGCTGCCCTATTTCAAGAAGGCCGAGAACCAGTCGCGGGGCGCCGATCACTATCACGGCACCGGCGGGCCGCTGCCGGTGTCCAACATGATCGTGACCGATCCGTTATCGAAAGCCTTCATCGATGCCGCGGTCCAGACCGGTTTGCCCTACAATTCTGACTTCAACGGCGCGACGCAGGAAGGCGTCGGCCTGTTCCAGACCACGACGCGCAACGGCCGCCGCGCCTCGACTTCGGTCGCCTATCTCGGGCCTGCCAAGTCCCGCAGCAATCTCAAGATCGAGACCTCCGCGCACGCCCAACGCATCCTGTTCGAAGGGCGTCGAGCAGTCGGCGTCGAATACCGGCAAGGCGCAGCATTGCGCCGCGCCCGCGCACGCAAGGAGGTCGTGCTGTCGAGCGGCGCCTACAATTCGCCGCAGCTGCTCCAGCTCTCCGGCGTCGGCCCCGGCGATCTCCTGCGCCGGCACGGCATCGATGTGGTGCTGGACGCACCGGGCGTCGGTCACGATCTGCAGGATCACATGCAGGTCCGCATCGTGATGCGCTGCTCGCAGAAGATCACGCTCAACGACACCATCAATCATCCGCTTCGCCGCACCATGGCCGGCGCGCGCTATGCGCTGTTCCGGAAAGGCTGGCTGACGATCGCAGCCGGCACGGCGGGCGCATTCTTCAAGACCAGTCCGCGGCTGGCCTCGCCCGACATCCAGGTCCACTTCCTGCCGTTCTCGACCGACAAGATGGGCGAGAAGCTGCACGCCTTCTCCGGATTCACCGCCTCGGTGTGCCAGCTCCGGCCCGAGAGCCGCGGCACCTTGCGGATTAAAAGCCCGGACCCCACCGTGCCTCCGGAGATCCGCATCAACTACATGTCCACCGAGACCGACCGCACCACCAATGTCGAGGGCATCAAGATCCTGCGCAGGATATTGAACGCACCGGCGCTGAAGCCGTTCGTGGTCGACGAGTACGATCCCGGGTCGAAGGTATCGACGGACGCCGAGATCCTGGATTATTGCCGCGATCGCGGCAGCACCATCTATCATCCGACCTCGACCTGTCGTATGGGCAACGACGCGCTCGCGGTGGTCGATCAGCGGCTGAAGGTGAGGGGGCTCGAAGCCTTGCGCGTCGTCGACGGCTCGATCATGCCCGATCTGGTGTCGGGGAACACCAATGCGCCGATCATCATGATCGCCGAAAAGGCCTCCGACATGATATTGGAGGATGCGCGATAA
- a CDS encoding FCD domain-containing protein produces the protein MSNVVRTPKIAEAMADHIEKLILEGVLRPGEKLAAERDLAEKLEISRPSLREALQILEKRGLLATTRSGTFVAQFLSPLLRPLATLLQDKPRVTADYFEFRRIQEAHAARFAALRGTDLDRQAIRDCADRMRKAHKLEDPSQEGDADVELHLLIYEASHNVVLLHVMRALADLLRNNIFYSRAQLYLREGVRDQLLEQHLALADAVIAGKSKEAEAAAAEHIRFTFETVEEIRRDDLRLETSLSRVNRSDFLA, from the coding sequence TTGAGCAACGTCGTCCGGACGCCGAAAATCGCGGAAGCGATGGCCGATCACATCGAGAAGCTGATCCTCGAGGGCGTATTACGGCCCGGAGAAAAGCTTGCGGCTGAGCGGGATCTCGCCGAGAAGCTGGAGATCTCGCGACCCTCACTGCGCGAGGCGCTGCAGATCCTCGAAAAGCGCGGGCTGCTCGCCACCACCCGCTCGGGGACGTTCGTCGCCCAGTTCCTGTCGCCGCTGCTGCGGCCCCTCGCTACGCTGTTGCAGGACAAGCCGCGTGTCACGGCCGACTATTTCGAATTCCGCAGGATTCAGGAGGCGCACGCCGCCCGCTTCGCCGCACTGCGTGGCACGGATCTCGACCGGCAGGCGATCCGGGATTGCGCCGACCGGATGCGAAAGGCCCACAAGCTCGAAGATCCGAGCCAGGAGGGTGATGCCGACGTGGAGCTTCATCTCCTGATCTACGAGGCGAGTCACAACGTGGTGTTGCTCCACGTCATGCGCGCGCTTGCCGACCTCTTGCGCAACAACATCTTCTACAGCCGCGCGCAACTCTATTTGCGCGAGGGCGTCCGCGACCAGCTGCTGGAGCAACATCTGGCGCTCGCGGACGCGGTGATCGCAGGCAAGAGCAAGGAGGCTGAAGCGGCTGCGGCCGAGCACATCCGTTTCACCTTCGAGACGGTCGAAGAGATCAGGCGCGACGATCTCCGGCTCGAAACGTCGCTCAGCCGGGTGAATCGCAGCGATTTCCTCGCCTGA
- the hemE gene encoding uroporphyrinogen decarboxylase encodes MPQSSTKPFIDVLSGQRQTIPPMWMMRQAGRYLPEYREVRAKAGGFLDLCFNPELAAEVTLQPIRKFGFDTAIIFSDILVIPYALGREVRFEVGEGPRLEPLDDPAKVATLAPRADFGRLEPVFEALKIVRGALDPKVALIGFCGAPWTVATYMVAGHGTPDQAPARMMAYRHPEAFAQIIDVLVDNSVQYLLAQLAAGADALQIFDTWAGVLPPSEFARWSVEPTRRIVEGVRAKVPDAKIIGFPRGAGALLPAYVEATGVDAVSIDWTAEPAFIRERVQSKVAVQGNLDPLVLITGGAALDRAVDNVLANFAQGRLIFNLGHGIQPETPIAHVEQMIRRVRG; translated from the coding sequence GTGCCCCAGTCTTCGACGAAACCCTTCATCGACGTTCTCTCCGGCCAACGCCAGACCATCCCGCCCATGTGGATGATGCGCCAGGCCGGGCGCTATTTGCCGGAATATCGCGAGGTGCGCGCCAAGGCCGGCGGCTTCCTCGATCTCTGCTTCAACCCGGAGCTTGCCGCCGAGGTGACGCTGCAGCCGATCCGAAAGTTCGGCTTCGACACGGCGATCATCTTCTCCGACATTCTGGTGATCCCTTACGCGCTCGGACGTGAGGTGCGGTTCGAGGTCGGCGAGGGCCCGCGGCTCGAGCCGCTGGACGATCCGGCCAAAGTGGCGACGCTGGCGCCGCGCGCAGATTTCGGCAGGCTCGAGCCGGTGTTCGAGGCGCTGAAGATCGTGCGCGGTGCGCTCGATCCCAAGGTCGCGCTGATCGGCTTCTGCGGCGCGCCGTGGACGGTGGCGACCTACATGGTCGCGGGCCACGGCACGCCGGACCAGGCGCCGGCCCGGATGATGGCCTACCGGCATCCGGAAGCTTTTGCGCAGATCATCGACGTGCTGGTCGACAACTCGGTTCAGTATCTGCTGGCACAGCTCGCCGCCGGCGCCGACGCGTTGCAGATCTTCGACACCTGGGCCGGCGTGCTGCCGCCCAGCGAGTTCGCGCGCTGGTCGGTCGAGCCGACGCGGCGCATCGTGGAGGGCGTGAGGGCCAAGGTGCCGGACGCGAAGATCATCGGCTTCCCCCGCGGCGCCGGCGCGCTGCTGCCTGCTTACGTCGAGGCGACCGGCGTCGACGCGGTCAGCATCGACTGGACCGCGGAGCCGGCCTTCATCCGCGAGCGGGTGCAGAGCAAGGTCGCGGTGCAGGGCAATCTCGATCCGCTGGTGCTGATCACGGGCGGCGCCGCGCTCGACCGCGCGGTCGACAACGTGCTGGCCAATTTTGCGCAAGGGCGGCTGATCTTCAACCTCGGCCACGGCATCCAGCCGGAAACGCCGATCGCCCATGTCGAGCAGATGATCAGGCGCGTGCGGGGCTGA
- a CDS encoding nuclear transport factor 2 family protein — protein MPSREVVEAFAKRLEDGDFVGAILDYYTPDAATYENLAAPVVGRDKLADKERGVLAAFKKVTAVRLGPSLIDGDVVASRWRFSFTNAEGVTRTLEEIAWQTWRGNEIVEERFFYDPKQLGR, from the coding sequence ATGCCGAGCCGTGAGGTCGTCGAAGCTTTTGCCAAGCGCCTGGAGGACGGGGATTTCGTCGGCGCGATCCTCGACTACTACACCCCCGACGCAGCAACCTATGAGAACCTCGCCGCGCCCGTGGTCGGGCGCGACAAGCTCGCGGACAAGGAGCGCGGCGTGCTGGCGGCGTTCAAGAAAGTCACTGCCGTGCGCCTCGGCCCGAGCCTGATCGATGGCGACGTTGTCGCCAGCCGCTGGAGATTCTCTTTCACCAATGCCGAGGGCGTGACGCGGACGCTGGAGGAGATCGCGTGGCAGACCTGGCGAGGCAACGAGATCGTCGAGGAGCGCTTCTTCTACGATCCGAAGCAACTCGGACGCTGA
- a CDS encoding TetR/AcrR family transcriptional regulator — protein sequence MAKQAERRAATSEAILTAARRLFGMHGFAATTMDDIAEGASVAKGAVYHHFKTKESVFEAVFVQVSRDLVAEIDRAARAEKDVLAAMVAGTQHYFAATAKGPTGRIILRDGPAVLGWERWREIDAQHFGGKMPRALSAAMEAGLIAPQPVEPLARLLLGAVTEAAVACAGRADIAKAGAEYARAFKSLVEALRLPA from the coding sequence ATGGCGAAACAGGCGGAGCGACGGGCGGCGACATCGGAGGCGATCCTGACGGCGGCGCGGCGCTTGTTCGGGATGCACGGCTTTGCCGCCACCACCATGGACGACATTGCCGAAGGCGCTTCCGTCGCCAAGGGCGCGGTCTATCATCACTTCAAGACCAAGGAATCGGTGTTCGAGGCCGTGTTCGTCCAGGTCTCGCGCGACCTCGTTGCAGAGATCGACCGCGCGGCACGCGCCGAGAAGGACGTGCTCGCCGCGATGGTCGCCGGCACCCAGCACTACTTCGCAGCGACCGCCAAGGGTCCGACCGGCCGGATCATCCTGCGCGACGGCCCGGCGGTGCTTGGTTGGGAACGCTGGCGCGAGATCGACGCGCAGCACTTTGGCGGCAAGATGCCGCGCGCGCTCTCCGCCGCGATGGAGGCCGGCCTAATCGCACCGCAGCCTGTCGAGCCGCTGGCGCGGCTGCTGCTCGGTGCGGTCACGGAGGCCGCGGTCGCCTGCGCCGGACGCGCCGATATCGCAAAGGCCGGCGCGGAATATGCCCGTGCGTTCAAGTCGCTGGTGGAAGCGCTGCGTCTGCCCGCATGA
- the hemC gene encoding hydroxymethylbilane synthase — translation MAIRLRIGTRKSAMALAQTEEIARRLTAAVPGLDVEIVKFDTTGDLDQTSKLLPHGGKGGAFVAQIRAAVLSGELQAAMHSLKDMPGNEDTPGLVIGATLSRDPPGDALVLREGVTLEALRQSRGKGFKIGTNAVRRAAYARRLFPEVEVIHFRGAADTRVRKLDNGEKQRLPDGGAVGPADALIMARSGLDRVGLAHRIAYEFTAAEMLPAAGQGIVAVECAAQDWQTRQILSSIDDASAHASADAEREVLWVLNGHCNSPVAGFSTITGDQMSLTASVLDLSGNTIIEASRTGPANRPRELGRAVGVDLLAKGAAGIIERSRPR, via the coding sequence TTGGCTATTCGACTGAGGATCGGCACCCGCAAGAGCGCCATGGCGCTGGCACAGACGGAAGAGATTGCGCGCCGCCTGACCGCCGCCGTGCCCGGTCTGGACGTCGAGATCGTCAAGTTCGACACCACGGGCGATCTCGACCAGACCAGCAAGCTGTTGCCGCATGGCGGCAAGGGCGGAGCCTTCGTGGCGCAGATCCGCGCCGCCGTGCTGTCGGGTGAGCTCCAGGCGGCGATGCATTCGCTGAAGGACATGCCGGGCAACGAGGACACGCCCGGCCTCGTCATCGGTGCCACGCTGTCGCGCGATCCGCCTGGCGATGCGTTGGTGCTGCGCGAGGGTGTGACGCTGGAGGCGCTGCGGCAGTCGCGCGGCAAGGGCTTCAAGATCGGCACCAACGCGGTGCGCCGCGCAGCCTATGCGCGGCGGTTGTTCCCGGAGGTGGAGGTGATCCATTTCCGCGGGGCCGCCGACACAAGGGTGCGAAAACTCGACAATGGCGAGAAGCAGCGCCTTCCGGATGGCGGCGCAGTCGGGCCGGCCGACGCGCTGATCATGGCGCGCTCCGGCCTTGATCGCGTCGGTCTTGCGCATCGCATCGCTTACGAATTCACCGCGGCGGAGATGCTGCCGGCCGCAGGGCAGGGCATCGTCGCGGTCGAATGCGCCGCGCAGGACTGGCAAACGCGACAGATCCTGTCGTCGATCGACGACGCCTCTGCGCATGCCTCCGCCGACGCCGAGCGCGAGGTGCTGTGGGTGCTCAACGGCCACTGCAATTCGCCGGTCGCGGGCTTCTCGACCATCACAGGCGACCAGATGTCGCTCACCGCCTCGGTGCTCGATCTCTCCGGCAACACCATCATCGAAGCCTCGCGCACCGGGCCCGCCAACCGTCCGCGCGAGCTCGGCCGCGCGGTGGGGGTGGACCTGCTGGCGAAGGGTGCGGCGGGGATCATCGAGCGCAGCCGGCCGCGGTAA
- a CDS encoding alpha-hydroxy acid oxidase — protein MRLSQCHNFHDFRRLARRRLPGPIFDYIDGGADDEVTHRRNTASFEQCDLVPNVLRGVQEVDLSVTVMGQKLALPFYCSPTALQRLFHHRGERAVAAAAARYGTMFGVSSLGTVSLEELRKAHDTPQVYQFYFHRDRGLNRAMMQRAKDAGVEVMMLTVDSITGGNRERDLRTGFSIPFRLTLAGMLQFMIKPQWGIQYVTHERFRLPQLEEHVDMSGGAVSIGRYFTEMLDPSMNWDDVAEMVRSWNGPFCLKGIISPADARRAVEIGCAGIILSNHGGRQLDGSRSAFDQLAEIVDAVGDRIDVMMDGGIQRGTHILKALSLGAKAVGLGRSYLYPLAAAGQSGVERALGLLRAELERDMKLMGCTSIGQLSRANLRFKSAA, from the coding sequence ATGCGATTGTCACAGTGTCACAATTTTCACGACTTCCGGCGGCTGGCGCGTCGCCGGCTGCCCGGGCCGATCTTCGATTACATCGACGGTGGGGCGGACGATGAGGTCACCCACCGCCGCAACACGGCGAGCTTCGAGCAATGCGACCTCGTGCCCAATGTGCTGCGCGGCGTGCAAGAGGTCGACCTCTCGGTCACCGTCATGGGACAGAAGCTTGCGCTGCCGTTCTATTGCTCGCCGACGGCCTTGCAGCGTCTGTTTCACCATCGGGGCGAGCGTGCCGTCGCTGCGGCCGCGGCGCGCTACGGCACCATGTTCGGCGTCTCCTCGCTCGGCACGGTCAGCCTCGAGGAGCTGCGCAAGGCCCATGATACGCCGCAGGTCTATCAGTTCTATTTCCACAGGGATCGCGGGCTTAACCGTGCGATGATGCAGCGCGCCAAGGACGCCGGCGTCGAGGTGATGATGCTGACGGTCGACAGCATCACCGGTGGAAATCGCGAGCGCGACCTGCGGACGGGATTCAGTATCCCCTTCCGTCTGACGCTCGCTGGCATGCTCCAGTTCATGATCAAGCCGCAATGGGGCATCCAGTATGTCACCCACGAGAGATTCAGGCTGCCGCAACTGGAGGAGCATGTCGACATGAGCGGTGGCGCGGTGTCGATCGGCCGGTATTTCACCGAGATGCTGGATCCGTCGATGAATTGGGATGATGTCGCCGAGATGGTGCGAAGCTGGAACGGGCCGTTCTGTCTGAAGGGGATCATATCGCCGGCCGATGCGCGCCGCGCGGTCGAGATCGGCTGCGCCGGGATCATCCTGTCGAACCATGGTGGTCGGCAGCTCGACGGTTCTCGCTCCGCCTTCGACCAACTCGCCGAAATCGTCGACGCCGTCGGCGATCGCATCGACGTGATGATGGATGGCGGCATCCAGCGCGGGACCCACATCCTGAAGGCGCTCTCGCTCGGTGCCAAGGCCGTCGGCCTTGGGCGCTCCTATCTCTATCCGCTGGCGGCGGCCGGCCAGTCCGGCGTCGAGCGGGCCCTCGGCCTGTTGCGGGCCGAGCTCGAGCGCGACATGAAGCTGATGGGATGCACCTCGATCGGCCAACTCTCGCGCGCCAATTTGCGCTTCAAGTCGGCGGCGTGA
- a CDS encoding L-lactate permease, with translation MAWTQAYDPFNNPWLSTAAAALPVIVLLSAIAVFEIKAHWAAAIGLVTALGVAVFAFGMPAGMAGMAAVYGAGFGLLPIGWIIINIIFLYQLLNEKGEFAVLQRSVSSISDDRRLQLLFIAFSLGAFFEGAAGFGTPVAVTAAMLIGLGFSPLAASGLSLIANTAPVAYGALGTPVIALSAVTGLDLQELSGMIGRQLPFFSLLVPFWLIWAFVGFRRMLEIWPAILVAGVSFAVPQYLVSNFHGPWLVDVIAAVVSMASLALFLRVWRPTHAMKEMPARYGAPLADEAPVGKTTKAAVAKAWRPWLIFSAFVFAWGTPQVKSWLDGIWVAKFPVLGLHNLVQKAPPVVAKPVAEGAVYVLNLLSAAGTGILLSAIISGLLVGYGPLGLIRIYARTLYLTRYSLATIACMLALGFVTRYSGTDATLGLAFAKTGALYPFFGALIGWLGVALTGSDTSSNVLFGGLQRISAEQIGVSPVLMAAANSSGGVMGKMIDAQSIVVASTATKWYGHEGTILRFVFFHSFALVVLVGILVLGQAYVWPLKLLVP, from the coding sequence GTGGCGTGGACCCAGGCTTACGACCCCTTCAACAATCCATGGCTCTCGACCGCCGCGGCGGCGCTGCCGGTCATCGTGCTGCTGAGTGCGATTGCGGTCTTCGAAATCAAGGCGCATTGGGCGGCAGCCATTGGCCTCGTGACCGCCCTCGGCGTTGCCGTGTTCGCGTTCGGCATGCCGGCGGGCATGGCCGGAATGGCCGCGGTCTACGGCGCGGGCTTCGGGCTCCTGCCGATCGGCTGGATCATCATCAACATCATCTTCCTCTATCAGCTTCTGAACGAGAAGGGCGAGTTCGCGGTGCTGCAACGCTCGGTCTCCTCGATCAGTGACGATCGCCGCCTGCAGCTGCTCTTCATCGCGTTTTCGCTGGGTGCGTTCTTCGAGGGCGCCGCAGGGTTCGGCACGCCGGTTGCGGTCACTGCCGCGATGCTGATTGGGCTTGGCTTTTCGCCGCTCGCCGCCTCCGGCCTGTCGCTGATCGCCAATACCGCGCCGGTCGCCTATGGCGCGCTCGGAACGCCCGTGATCGCGCTCAGCGCGGTGACCGGGCTGGATCTCCAGGAGCTGAGCGGGATGATCGGGCGGCAGCTGCCGTTCTTCTCGCTGCTGGTGCCGTTCTGGCTGATCTGGGCCTTCGTCGGCTTCCGCCGAATGCTCGAGATCTGGCCCGCCATTCTGGTGGCCGGCGTCTCGTTCGCGGTTCCGCAATATTTGGTCTCGAACTTCCATGGGCCGTGGCTGGTCGACGTGATTGCCGCGGTGGTATCCATGGCAAGCCTCGCGCTGTTCCTGCGCGTCTGGCGGCCCACGCATGCGATGAAGGAGATGCCGGCGCGCTATGGCGCCCCGCTAGCGGACGAGGCTCCCGTCGGCAAGACCACCAAGGCGGCTGTCGCCAAGGCATGGAGGCCCTGGCTCATCTTCTCGGCCTTCGTCTTCGCCTGGGGCACGCCGCAGGTGAAGAGCTGGCTCGACGGCATCTGGGTCGCCAAGTTTCCCGTGCTCGGGCTGCACAACCTCGTTCAGAAGGCGCCGCCGGTCGTGGCCAAGCCTGTCGCAGAGGGCGCGGTCTATGTGCTCAATCTGCTCTCGGCGGCCGGCACCGGCATTCTCCTGTCGGCGATCATTTCGGGCCTGCTGGTCGGCTACGGTCCGCTCGGTCTGATCCGAATTTATGCGCGCACGCTCTATTTGACGCGCTATTCGCTCGCGACCATCGCCTGCATGCTGGCTCTCGGCTTCGTCACGCGCTACTCCGGCACGGATGCCACGCTCGGTCTGGCCTTCGCCAAGACCGGGGCGCTCTATCCGTTCTTCGGCGCGCTGATCGGCTGGCTCGGCGTCGCGCTGACGGGGTCGGATACGTCCTCGAACGTGCTGTTCGGGGGACTTCAGCGCATCAGCGCCGAACAGATCGGCGTCAGTCCGGTGCTTATGGCAGCCGCCAACAGCTCCGGTGGCGTCATGGGCAAGATGATCGACGCGCAGAGCATCGTGGTCGCGTCCACGGCCACCAAATGGTACGGCCACGAGGGCACGATCCTGCGCTTCGTCTTCTTCCACAGCTTCGCGCTCGTCGTTCTCGTCGGCATCCTGGTGCTGGGCCAGGCCTATGTCTGGCCGCTCAAGCTGCTCGTGCCCTGA
- a CDS encoding DMT family transporter, whose amino-acid sequence MSGIQIVCAIAVPLIWGYQFVAIKVGVAEFPPLFFLALRFLVIALLLVPFVDRPTHRQLGPVAAISLFLGGLNFGLFYVGLGLGSGSMSAVAYQLATPFTILLSWPILAERPSLATSAGVVLAFVGVTVLAAEPGLSTNLIPLLLVVGAAFAFAVSNVLTKRYGPLDPLMLMGWSSLLTVPQVMLMSLLLEHGQAASLVTAGELGWLALAYTIFAGGIVGFGLWFWLIARCSMVRVAPFGLLLPVFALLSSVLFLGDRLTPKLIVGGLLAISGVAITQLRPRPRPV is encoded by the coding sequence ATGTCTGGCATTCAGATCGTCTGCGCGATCGCCGTTCCCCTGATCTGGGGTTATCAGTTCGTGGCCATCAAGGTGGGCGTTGCGGAGTTTCCGCCGCTCTTCTTCCTCGCACTGCGCTTTCTGGTCATTGCGCTGCTGCTTGTTCCGTTCGTGGACAGGCCCACGCATCGACAACTCGGTCCTGTTGCAGCCATTTCGCTGTTCCTTGGCGGCCTGAATTTCGGGCTCTTCTATGTCGGCCTTGGACTCGGCTCGGGAAGCATGTCGGCCGTCGCGTACCAGCTCGCCACGCCCTTCACCATCCTGTTGTCCTGGCCCATTCTGGCGGAGAGGCCGTCTCTCGCCACCTCTGCCGGAGTCGTGCTTGCATTCGTGGGCGTGACCGTGCTCGCGGCGGAGCCGGGCCTGTCGACCAACCTGATTCCGCTGCTGCTTGTGGTTGGCGCCGCTTTTGCCTTCGCGGTGTCCAACGTCTTGACGAAGCGTTACGGCCCCCTCGATCCCTTGATGCTGATGGGGTGGTCCTCGCTGCTCACGGTACCGCAGGTCATGTTGATGTCGCTGCTGCTTGAACATGGACAAGCGGCGAGCCTTGTGACGGCGGGCGAACTTGGCTGGCTGGCGCTCGCCTACACGATCTTCGCAGGGGGAATTGTCGGGTTTGGCCTCTGGTTCTGGCTGATCGCCCGTTGCTCGATGGTGCGCGTCGCGCCCTTCGGTCTGCTGCTTCCGGTGTTTGCCTTGCTTTCGAGCGTGCTGTTTCTCGGCGACCGACTCACGCCAAAGCTGATCGTCGGCGGACTGCTCGCGATCTCCGGGGTCGCCATCACCCAGCTGAGACCGCGCCCTCGCCCCGTCTGA
- a CDS encoding TetR/AcrR family transcriptional regulator: MDVFWSRGYHATALPDLLRATRLSRGSLYAAFGDKHSLFLRALDRYIADALARMDVEFDPGNDPVEGLQAYLAGYVERTSGGNGRRGCLLVATAMELAGQDAEVGRRVASFFKAMEAKVTDTLSRAKAAGKLADGVEPAAAARVLVCFVEGLRVVGKTAPARTTSQAAVDALIGHFVR, encoded by the coding sequence ATGGATGTGTTCTGGTCGCGCGGCTATCACGCCACGGCGCTGCCCGATCTCCTGCGTGCGACCAGGCTTTCGCGGGGCAGCCTCTACGCCGCTTTCGGTGACAAGCATTCGCTCTTCTTGCGAGCACTCGATCGCTACATCGCGGATGCCTTGGCGCGGATGGATGTCGAATTCGACCCGGGAAACGATCCGGTCGAGGGTCTGCAGGCCTACCTGGCCGGTTACGTCGAGCGCACCAGCGGGGGCAACGGTCGGCGCGGGTGCCTCTTGGTGGCCACAGCCATGGAATTGGCCGGCCAGGATGCCGAAGTGGGTCGCCGCGTTGCGAGCTTCTTCAAGGCCATGGAAGCCAAGGTGACGGATACGCTGTCCCGGGCGAAAGCGGCCGGCAAGTTGGCCGACGGTGTCGAGCCCGCAGCGGCCGCCCGAGTTCTCGTCTGCTTCGTTGAAGGGCTGCGCGTGGTCGGCAAGACCGCACCGGCACGGACCACATCGCAAGCGGCCGTCGACGCTCTCATCGGCCATTTCGTCAGGTAA